TGCGCAGATTAAACCACGGATAGGCCGGAATTGCAGCAGAATTCCCGTCGCATCAGGGGCTTGCACGCGGCAACCTTGGCGTCCCCTAGGGGATTCGAACCCCTGTTACCGCCGTGAAAGGGCGATGTCCTAGGCCTCTAGACGAAGGGGACGGCGTTACGGGTCCGTGCGATGAAGGTTGGTGGAGCCAGGCGGGATCGAACCGCCGACCTCTTGCATGCCATGCAAGCGCTCTCCCAGCTGAGCTATGGCCCCGGCCATCGGGAAGCGCGCAATTATAGGCAGCATCCCGAGGTGACTCAATAGCTAGCGCCCCTCTGCATAGGCGATGGCCCGTGCCACCCGCGCCAGCGTGCGCTCTCGCCCCAGCAGCCGCAGCGTCTGGTCGATGGGCGGCGACACGGAATTGCCGGCCACCGCGACGCGCAGAGGCTGGGCGACCGCACCCAGCTTGGCGCCCAGCGCTGCGGCCACGCCGTCCACCGCGCCCTGGATGGCCGCCGCATCCCAACCACCGGTGAGCCCGGTCAGCGCCGCTTGCAGCGCGCGCAGCGCCGGCAGGGTCTCGGCGTTCAGGTGCTTGGCCGCCGCCTTGTCGTCGTAACGCTCGAAGTCGCGGTAGAAGAACACGCTCTTCTCCGACATCTCCACCAGCGTCTTGCAGCGCTCGCGCTGCGCCAGCACCACCTCGGCCAGCGGCGGACCGCCGGTCACGTCCACCCCCAGGCGCTTCAAGTGCCAGTCCAGCTCGGCCGCGACCACGGCCGGCTCCGCGCTCTTGAGGTACTGGTGGTTGACCCAGACCAGCTTCTCCAGGTCGAAGCGCGCCGGCGACTGCTGCACCCGCGTGATGTCGAACAGCTCGATCATCTGCTGGCGCGTGAAGAGCTCCTGGTCGCCGTGGCTCCAGCCCAGGCGTACGAGGTAGTTCAGCACCGCCTCCGGCATGAAGCCCAGCGTGCGGTACTCGATCACGCTGACCGCGCCGTGGCGCTTGGACAGCTTGACGCCGTCGGCGCCGAGGATCATCGGCACATGGGCATACTGCGGCGGCGTCACGCCCAGTGCCTGGAGGATGTTGATCTGGCGCGGCGTGTTGTTGACGTGGTCGTCACCGCGCACCACATGGGTGATGCCCATGTCGGCGTCGTCCACCACCACGCAGAAATTGTAGGTCGGCGTGCCGTCGGCGCGGACGATGATCAGGTCGTCGAGTTCCGCGTTCTGGAACACGATGCGGCCCTTGATCAGGTCCTCGATCACCACCTCGCCGTCGGTCGGGTTCCTGAAGCGCAGCACCGGCTGCACGCCGGGCTTCGGCTCCGTGCGCTGCCGGCAGCGGCCGTCGTAACGGGGCTTTTCCTTGCGCGCCATCTGCTGGGCGCGCATCTGTTCCAGCTCCTCCCTGGAGCAGTAGCAGTGATAGGCCTTGCCCTCATCCAGCAGCTGCTGCGCCACCGCGCGGTAACGGTCGAAGCGCCGGGTCTGGAACACGGGCGGCTGGTCCGGGGTCAGGCCCAGCCATTCCATGCCCTCGAAGATCGCCCGCACCGCATCGTCGGTGGAGCGTTCGCGGTCGGTGTCCTCGATACGCAGCAGGAACTCGCCGCCGTGGCGCCGGGCATACAGCCAGGAGAACAGCGCCGTGCGCGCACCACCGATGTGCAGGTAGCCGGTCGGACTGGGCGCGAAGCGGGTACGGACGGGCATGGATTTCCGGGGCTGCGGGCCGAAGGCGCGCATTCTAGCAAATCGTTGGCAAATGGCCGGCAAATGCATGCCCGTAAATTGACTGGGTTTGCCCGGATGCGTAACATTCGCGTCCCGTTTCCGGGGCGCTTAGCTCAGCGGTAGAGCACTGCCTTCACACGGCAGGGGTCGTAGGTTCGAACCCTACAGCGCCCACCATCTTTTCCTCCCGGCGCCGGATGCTGCATGATGCAGGCGGATTCCCCGACGAGCCGCGGCGTGCGACAGATTACCCCCCAGGAACTGCAACAACGGCTGGCCATCGATTCGCCCGTGATCCTCGACGTGCGCGAGGACTGGGAGCTGGCGCAGGCCCGGCTGCCGGATTGCGTGCACATCCCGATGGGCCAGATCCCCGCGCGCTATGCGGAACTGGATGCGGGCAGGCCGGTCGTAGTGGTCTGTCATCACGGCATGCGGAGCCTGCAGGTGGCGCAGTTCCTGGAGAAGAAGGGCTTCACCGACGTCGGCAACCTCGCCGGCGGGCTCGACGCCTGGGCCGAGCAGGTCGATCCCTCGATGCCACGCTACTGAACGCCCGGATGCTACGCCCCGCCATCGCCCTGCTGCTCGCCCTGGTCTGCCCGGCCGCGCTGGCCGAGGACCTGCTGCAGGCCTA
This sequence is a window from Nevskiales bacterium. Protein-coding genes within it:
- the gltX gene encoding glutamate--tRNA ligase, which gives rise to MPVRTRFAPSPTGYLHIGGARTALFSWLYARRHGGEFLLRIEDTDRERSTDDAVRAIFEGMEWLGLTPDQPPVFQTRRFDRYRAVAQQLLDEGKAYHCYCSREELEQMRAQQMARKEKPRYDGRCRQRTEPKPGVQPVLRFRNPTDGEVVIEDLIKGRIVFQNAELDDLIIVRADGTPTYNFCVVVDDADMGITHVVRGDDHVNNTPRQINILQALGVTPPQYAHVPMILGADGVKLSKRHGAVSVIEYRTLGFMPEAVLNYLVRLGWSHGDQELFTRQQMIELFDITRVQQSPARFDLEKLVWVNHQYLKSAEPAVVAAELDWHLKRLGVDVTGGPPLAEVVLAQRERCKTLVEMSEKSVFFYRDFERYDDKAAAKHLNAETLPALRALQAALTGLTGGWDAAAIQGAVDGVAAALGAKLGAVAQPLRVAVAGNSVSPPIDQTLRLLGRERTLARVARAIAYAEGR
- a CDS encoding rhodanese-like domain-containing protein, whose translation is MRQITPQELQQRLAIDSPVILDVREDWELAQARLPDCVHIPMGQIPARYAELDAGRPVVVVCHHGMRSLQVAQFLEKKGFTDVGNLAGGLDAWAEQVDPSMPRY